The genomic window GCTGGGCTTTCTCGGGCCCAACGGCGCCGGCAAGTCCACCACCATGCAGATGCTCACCGGCAACCTGGCCCCCACTACGGGCCGCATCACCCTCAACGGCATCGACCTGCTGGAGTGCCCCCGGGCCGCCAAGGCCTGCGTGGGCTACCTGCCCGAGCAGCCCCCGCTCTACCGGGAGCTGACGGTGGACGAGTACCTGGCCCTGTGCGCCCGGATCAACCGCATCCCCCGGCGGGAGGCGCGGGCCGCCGTCGGGCGGGCGAAGTCCCGCTGCGGCCTGGAGTCGGCGGGCGGGCGCCTCATCGGCAACCTCTCCAAGGGCTACCAGCAGCGGGTCGGCATCGCCCAGGCCATCATCCACACCCCGCCGGTGGTCATCCTGGACGAGCCCACCGTGGGCCTCGATCCCATCCAGATCCGAGAGATCCGCGCCCTCATCGCCGAACTGGGCCGGGAACACAGCGTGATCCTCTCCACC from Thioalbus denitrificans includes these protein-coding regions:
- a CDS encoding ABC transporter ATP-binding protein, whose amino-acid sequence is MDDTLIRVEHLSRHFGALRAVDGVSFEVRRGEVLGFLGPNGAGKSTTMQMLTGNLAPTTGRITLNGIDLLECPRAAKACVGYLPEQPPLYRELTVDEYLALCARINRIPRREARAAVGRAKSRCGLESAGGRLIGNLSKGYQQRVGIAQAIIHTPPVVILDEPTVGLDPIQIREIRALIAELGREHSVILSTHILPEVQTVCSRVLIIDRGRLVLSESLEDLNRGLGETGLRVAFEQPPADPAAIAALPGVTTIQDLGDGRLRVCHGPDAEPAAALARLAVERGWGLTELSPERRTLEQVFVELVHQDGGRTENAA